A window from Flavobacterium gyeonganense encodes these proteins:
- the tgt gene encoding tRNA guanosine(34) transglycosylase Tgt, whose translation MKFDLLQKDPQSKARAGSITTDHGVIETPIFMPVGTVASVKGVHQRELKDDINPDIILGNTYHLYLRPQTEILEKAGGLHKFMNWDRNILTDSGGYQVYSLSSNRKIKEEGVKFKSHIDGSYHFFTPENVMEIQRTIGADIIMAFDECTPYPCDYRYAQRSMHMTHRWLDRCINHLEKVPYKYGYEQTFFPIVQGSTYKDLRRQSAEYIANSGQQGNAIGGLSVGEPAEEMYAMTEVVCEILPEDKPRYLMGVGTPINILENIALGIDMFDCVMPTRNARNGMLFTANGTINIKNKKWEADFSPIDEMGHTFVDTEYSKAYLRHLFAANEYLGKQIATIHNLGFYMWLVREARKHILAGDFRSWKEMMVKNMSQRL comes from the coding sequence ATGAAGTTTGATTTATTACAAAAAGATCCGCAATCAAAAGCGAGAGCAGGAAGTATAACTACCGATCATGGTGTAATTGAAACGCCTATTTTTATGCCTGTTGGAACGGTGGCTTCGGTAAAAGGGGTGCATCAGCGTGAATTGAAAGACGATATTAATCCGGATATTATCCTTGGAAATACCTATCATTTATACTTGCGTCCACAGACCGAGATTCTTGAAAAGGCAGGCGGATTGCATAAATTCATGAATTGGGATCGTAATATTTTGACAGATTCTGGAGGATATCAGGTATATTCTCTTTCTTCAAACAGAAAAATCAAGGAAGAAGGGGTGAAGTTCAAGTCACATATTGACGGTTCGTATCACTTTTTTACACCTGAAAATGTGATGGAAATTCAGCGTACGATTGGTGCCGATATTATTATGGCTTTTGATGAATGTACGCCTTATCCTTGCGATTACAGATATGCGCAGCGTTCGATGCATATGACACACAGATGGTTGGATCGTTGTATTAATCATCTGGAAAAAGTGCCTTATAAATATGGTTATGAGCAAACGTTTTTTCCAATTGTTCAGGGAAGTACTTACAAAGATTTGAGACGTCAGTCGGCTGAATATATTGCGAATTCAGGGCAGCAGGGAAATGCAATTGGAGGATTATCAGTAGGGGAGCCTGCTGAGGAAATGTATGCCATGACTGAAGTGGTCTGCGAAATTCTTCCTGAAGATAAGCCTCGTTACTTAATGGGAGTAGGAACTCCTATAAATATATTAGAGAATATTGCATTAGGAATTGATATGTTTGATTGTGTCATGCCAACGCGTAACGCCAGAAACGGAATGTTGTTTACGGCGAACGGTACTATTAATATAAAAAACAAAAAGTGGGAAGCTGATTTTTCGCCAATTGATGAAATGGGACATACTTTTGTAGATACAGAATATTCAAAAGCTTATTTGCGCCACCTGTTTGCTGCTAATGAATATTTAGGAAAGCAAATTGCTACGATCCATAATCTTGGCTTTTATATGTGGCTGGTTCGTGAAGCCAGAAAACATATCCTTGCAGGTGATTTCAGATCATGGAAAGAAATGATGGTTAAAAATATGAGTCAAAGACTATAA
- a CDS encoding transketolase, translating to MKPNTQQLSDLTIQVRRDILRMVHAVNSGHPGGSLGCTEFLVALYQNIMERKEGFDMDGIGEDLFFLSNGHISPVFYSVLARSGYFPISELATFRLLNSRLQGHPTTHEGLPGVRMASGSLGQGLSVALGAAQAKKLNGDNHLVYTLHGDGELQEGQNWEAIMYASAKKVDNLIATVDLNGKQIDGTTDEVLAMGSLRAKFEAFDWEVIEITKGNDIEAIIGGMNEAKARTGKGKPVCVLLHTEMGNGVDYMMYSHAWHGKAPNDAQLVTALEQNYNTGGNSDY from the coding sequence ATGAAGCCTAACACACAACAATTAAGCGATTTAACGATCCAGGTAAGAAGAGATATTCTTAGAATGGTACATGCTGTCAACTCAGGTCACCCAGGTGGTTCATTAGGTTGCACCGAATTTTTGGTAGCATTATACCAAAACATTATGGAACGTAAAGAAGGTTTTGATATGGATGGAATAGGAGAAGACCTTTTCTTCCTTTCAAATGGCCATATTTCACCTGTATTTTATAGCGTTTTAGCAAGAAGCGGTTATTTCCCTATCTCAGAACTTGCTACTTTCAGATTATTAAACTCTCGTTTACAAGGACACCCTACAACTCACGAAGGGCTACCTGGAGTTCGTATGGCTTCCGGATCATTAGGACAAGGTTTGTCTGTCGCTCTTGGTGCTGCACAGGCTAAAAAATTAAATGGTGATAATCATTTGGTTTATACTTTACACGGAGATGGTGAATTACAGGAAGGTCAAAACTGGGAAGCTATCATGTATGCTTCTGCAAAAAAAGTAGACAACCTTATCGCAACAGTTGACCTTAACGGAAAACAAATCGACGGAACAACTGACGAAGTTTTAGCCATGGGAAGCCTGCGTGCTAAATTTGAAGCTTTCGACTGGGAGGTTATTGAAATCACTAAAGGAAACGACATCGAAGCTATCATTGGCGGAATGAATGAAGCAAAAGCAAGAACAGGAAAAGGAAAACCGGTTTGCGTATTACTTCATACTGAAATGGGTAATGGTGTAGATTACATGATGTACAGTCATGCATGGCACGGCAAAGCACCAAATGATGCTCAGCTTGTGACTGCTTTAGAACAAAACTATAACACTGGAGGCAATTCAGATTATTAA
- a CDS encoding transketolase family protein, whose translation MKKYTNTGSKDTRSGFGAGMTELGQKNEKVVALCADLIGSLKFDEFKKNHPERFFQIGIAEANMIGIAAGLTIGGKIPFTGTFANFSTGRVYDQIRQSVAYSDKNVKICASHAGLTLGEDGATHQILEDIGLMKMLPGMTVINTCDYNQTKAATLALADHHGPAYLRFGRPVVPNFTPADEPFVIGKAILLNEGTDVTIVATGHLVWEALIAAEALEAKGISAEVINIHTIKPLDEEAILKSVAKTKCIVTAEEHNYLGGLGESISGVLALNNPTPQEFVAVKDSFGESGTPEQLMEKYKLNNQAIVEAVERVIKRK comes from the coding sequence ATGAAAAAATACACAAATACAGGAAGCAAAGATACCCGTTCTGGCTTTGGAGCGGGAATGACTGAACTAGGTCAGAAAAACGAAAAAGTCGTAGCATTATGTGCTGACTTGATTGGATCATTGAAATTTGATGAATTCAAGAAAAATCACCCGGAGCGTTTTTTCCAAATCGGAATTGCAGAAGCTAACATGATTGGAATAGCTGCAGGTTTAACAATTGGAGGAAAAATTCCGTTTACAGGAACTTTTGCCAACTTCTCTACAGGAAGAGTTTACGACCAAATTCGCCAGTCTGTTGCTTATTCTGATAAAAATGTAAAAATCTGTGCTTCTCACGCTGGTTTAACTTTAGGAGAAGACGGTGCTACCCACCAAATATTAGAAGATATCGGTTTAATGAAAATGCTGCCTGGAATGACTGTAATCAATACTTGCGACTACAACCAGACAAAAGCTGCAACTTTAGCATTAGCAGATCACCACGGTCCGGCGTATTTACGTTTCGGACGTCCGGTTGTACCTAACTTCACTCCTGCTGACGAACCATTCGTAATTGGAAAAGCAATTTTATTAAACGAAGGAACTGATGTTACAATCGTAGCAACAGGACACTTAGTTTGGGAAGCTCTTATTGCTGCCGAAGCTTTAGAAGCAAAAGGAATTTCTGCTGAAGTAATCAACATCCACACTATCAAACCTCTTGACGAAGAAGCTATTTTAAAATCTGTAGCTAAAACCAAATGTATTGTGACTGCTGAAGAACACAACTACCTTGGTGGTCTTGGAGAAAGCATTTCAGGCGTATTAGCTTTAAACAACCCTACCCCTCAGGAATTTGTTGCTGTTAAAGACAGTTTTGGTGAATCTGGAACTCCTGAGCAGTTAATGGAGAAATACAAACTAAATAATCAGGCGATTGTTGAAGCTGTAGAAAGAGTGATTAAAAGAAAATAA
- a CDS encoding FKBP-type peptidyl-prolyl cis-trans isomerase, producing the protein MNKFKYFFILLIALSALVSCNKNDDDDQVETVPLRDYQEQYLKDNDSIVKYLKTNYIEEVTADFDIKISKIPVGGTQTSIWDQTIYPLQSRDVYNDNITYKVYYLVLNEGVGDAPCNYDDITASYVGNLLDGTVFDTSENLARFFSLDGTGANGVFVDGWKEIFPKFKAGKANPANADGTITYSNFGAGMMFLPSGLAYYASGSGAIKAYTPIAFSFKLFDVQRVDHDRDGIFDIDEDINGDGYVYDFRDKTLYSNPPAELIDDTDGDGVADFIDIDDDGDGYTTLLEITKPTGEVGGAFGPSKYFPFEAFAVEDDPTTPNINEAWNSEPRGIPSFLKTITENGVTRNEYDYTTSGRKKIHLDKDHNTTKVTTITAKK; encoded by the coding sequence ATGAATAAATTTAAATATTTTTTTATTTTACTGATAGCGCTCTCTGCTTTGGTTTCTTGTAATAAAAATGATGATGATGATCAAGTAGAAACTGTTCCTCTGAGAGATTATCAAGAGCAATACCTTAAAGATAATGATTCAATTGTAAAATATTTAAAAACCAATTATATTGAAGAAGTTACTGCGGATTTTGATATAAAAATTAGTAAGATTCCAGTAGGAGGGACTCAAACTTCTATTTGGGATCAGACTATTTATCCTTTGCAGTCTAGAGATGTTTATAATGATAATATTACTTATAAAGTGTATTATTTGGTTTTAAATGAGGGCGTTGGAGATGCGCCATGCAATTATGATGATATCACTGCATCATATGTGGGGAATTTGTTGGATGGAACTGTTTTTGATACATCTGAAAATTTAGCAAGGTTTTTTAGTTTGGATGGTACAGGGGCTAACGGTGTTTTTGTAGATGGCTGGAAGGAGATTTTTCCTAAATTTAAAGCAGGAAAAGCCAATCCTGCAAATGCGGATGGAACAATAACTTATAGTAATTTTGGAGCCGGAATGATGTTCTTGCCTTCCGGATTAGCGTATTATGCGAGTGGGTCAGGTGCAATTAAGGCTTATACTCCTATAGCTTTTAGTTTTAAATTGTTTGATGTACAAAGAGTTGATCATGATCGAGACGGTATTTTTGATATTGATGAAGATATTAATGGAGATGGATATGTTTATGATTTTCGTGATAAAACATTATATTCAAATCCACCTGCTGAATTAATTGATGATACAGATGGAGATGGTGTTGCAGATTTTATTGATATTGATGATGATGGAGATGGATACACGACTCTTTTAGAAATTACAAAGCCTACTGGCGAGGTTGGGGGGGCTTTTGGTCCAAGTAAATATTTTCCATTTGAGGCTTTTGCAGTAGAAGATGATCCGACAACACCTAATATAAATGAAGCATGGAATAGTGAGCCAAGAGGGATTCCTTCGTTTTTGAAAACTATAACAGAAAATGGTGTAACAAGGAACGAATATGATTATACTACGTCAGGCAGAAAAAAGATTCATCTTGATAAAGATCATAATACGACTAAAGTTACTACGATAACAGCAAAAAAATAA
- a CDS encoding RNA-binding S4 domain-containing protein gives MRIDKYLWCVRYYKTRNMVTEACKKNHITVNGQVAKPSKEVFPTDRITFRKDQITQIITVLDIPESRVGAKLVDIYRKNETPSEAYAHLELLKLSKEHYRKSGTGRPTKKDRRDIDEYGNEIFDDEEEN, from the coding sequence ATGAGAATAGACAAATACCTCTGGTGCGTGAGATATTACAAGACACGAAACATGGTTACTGAAGCCTGTAAAAAGAACCATATCACCGTAAATGGTCAGGTAGCAAAACCCTCTAAAGAAGTTTTTCCTACAGACAGAATCACATTTAGAAAAGATCAGATCACACAAATTATAACTGTACTGGATATCCCCGAAAGTCGTGTCGGAGCAAAACTCGTTGACATATATCGTAAAAACGAGACACCGTCGGAAGCTTATGCCCATTTAGAATTATTAAAACTATCCAAAGAACATTATCGTAAAAGCGGTACCGGACGACCAACAAAAAAAGACCGAAGGGATATTGATGAGTATGGAAATGAAATTTTTGATGATGAAGAGGAAAATTAA
- a CDS encoding phosphoribosyltransferase domain-containing protein encodes MSQNIILTNQEIEHKIKRIAYQIYETFVDEDEVVIAGIATNGCIFAEKIALALSNISTLKISLCEVIIDKQNPQLPIQTSLDISEYKNKGLVLVDDVLNSGTTLIYAVRHFLDVPLKKFKTAVLVDRNHKKYPVKADFKGISLSTSLLEHVKVVFDENGGNYASLS; translated from the coding sequence ATGAGCCAAAACATCATCTTAACCAATCAGGAAATTGAACATAAAATAAAACGTATCGCCTATCAGATTTATGAGACTTTTGTTGATGAAGATGAAGTTGTGATAGCCGGAATTGCGACCAACGGATGTATTTTTGCAGAAAAAATTGCTTTAGCTTTAAGCAATATATCTACCCTTAAAATTTCTTTGTGTGAAGTTATCATTGACAAACAGAATCCACAATTACCCATTCAAACTTCGTTGGATATATCAGAATATAAAAACAAAGGCCTTGTATTGGTTGATGATGTTCTAAATTCAGGAACCACATTAATCTACGCTGTTCGTCATTTTCTCGACGTTCCATTGAAAAAATTTAAAACAGCAGTACTTGTTGACAGAAATCACAAAAAATATCCTGTAAAAGCCGATTTCAAAGGAATTTCGCTCTCTACATCTTTATTAGAACACGTAAAAGTTGTTTTTGACGAAAACGGAGGCAATTATGCTTCTTTAAGCTAA
- a CDS encoding shikimate kinase, with protein sequence MKKIILLGYMGCGKSTIAQNLSKTTNIPFLDLDNCIEKKANLSIKEIFEQYGEIYFRKLEHEMFVELLQSSENSIIGLGGGTPCYANNHELLKRDDVISVYLKASIDTLYNRLVYNKSKRPLIANMDEEEMREFIAKHLFDRSFYYNHAKHKVSVDDKTVEETVQDILEILA encoded by the coding sequence ATGAAAAAAATCATATTATTAGGTTATATGGGTTGCGGAAAGTCTACAATTGCCCAAAATTTATCAAAAACTACTAATATTCCGTTTCTGGATTTAGATAATTGCATCGAAAAAAAAGCAAATTTGTCTATAAAAGAGATTTTCGAGCAGTATGGAGAAATCTATTTTAGAAAATTAGAGCATGAAATGTTTGTGGAATTACTTCAATCTTCAGAAAATAGTATAATTGGTTTGGGTGGCGGAACACCATGTTACGCTAATAATCATGAGTTATTAAAGAGAGATGATGTTATTTCAGTTTATTTAAAAGCTTCAATAGATACTTTATATAATAGATTAGTATATAATAAAAGCAAGCGTCCGCTAATTGCGAATATGGATGAGGAGGAAATGAGAGAGTTTATCGCGAAACATTTATTCGACAGAAGCTTTTATTACAACCATGCAAAACATAAAGTTTCTGTCGATGATAAAACCGTTGAGGAAACAGTTCAGGATATTTTAGAGATATTAGCTTAA
- a CDS encoding LytR/AlgR family response regulator transcription factor: protein MPFYINTEHLRNKIEYPKRYQSQNLVKSSVFVFLVILLFLLAFRPFGVYNPELRMHYFFICFLHALAPSLILFVYFGALNYFRQVKNKMQWNLLKEYLYIGILLVFIGISSFLMRDLLYNNPNNWSWDYLFEEIRNCLVAGVFFYFFLRLSNYYLESKKGSPFILQFIPLEVEAKKVALLSNIFISTQVKQDDFNLNIDQLLFVKADGNYIELTKSIGSQTTTEVKRISLTQFESQITDYPHFFRCHRTYLINMFKIKKVSGNSQGYLLSFNETDVKIPVSRKQVESFNTYYQELRSQCIT from the coding sequence ATGCCTTTTTACATCAATACAGAACATTTGCGAAATAAAATTGAATATCCCAAACGATATCAATCTCAAAATCTTGTAAAAAGTTCAGTTTTTGTTTTTCTTGTCATTCTACTATTTCTTTTAGCGTTCAGACCATTTGGTGTTTATAATCCAGAACTAAGAATGCATTATTTCTTTATTTGTTTTTTACATGCTTTGGCTCCGTCGCTTATTCTTTTTGTTTATTTTGGAGCACTGAATTATTTCAGGCAAGTGAAAAATAAAATGCAATGGAATTTACTCAAAGAATATCTTTATATTGGAATTTTATTAGTTTTCATTGGAATATCCAGCTTTTTAATGCGGGATTTACTTTACAACAATCCCAACAATTGGTCATGGGATTATCTTTTTGAAGAAATTAGAAATTGTCTTGTTGCTGGTGTTTTTTTTTATTTTTTTCTAAGATTATCTAATTATTATTTGGAGTCCAAAAAAGGTTCACCATTCATACTTCAATTTATTCCACTTGAAGTTGAAGCCAAAAAAGTAGCTTTACTATCAAATATTTTTATTAGCACTCAGGTAAAACAAGATGATTTTAACCTGAATATAGATCAGTTGCTTTTTGTAAAAGCTGATGGAAACTATATTGAGTTGACAAAATCAATTGGCAGCCAAACAACCACAGAAGTAAAAAGAATTTCTTTAACTCAATTTGAAAGTCAAATAACAGATTATCCACACTTTTTTAGATGCCACAGAACCTATTTGATAAATATGTTTAAGATTAAAAAAGTGTCCGGAAACTCACAAGGATATCTTCTTTCATTCAATGAAACCGATGTTAAGATTCCAGTTTCAAGAAAGCAGGTTGAGAGTTTCAACACATACTATCAGGAGCTTCGAAGCCAATGCATTACTTAA
- a CDS encoding acyltransferase family protein, whose translation MTTATASMNDDSGSSKKLLYIDNIKVLLTILVVLHHTFIAYSSSEGWYYNEETSFLGMRIFTTACISINQSFFMGYFFLLAAYFTSSSYSKKGISKFIKERLIRLGTPILFYCFILTPFICYLVYYFGREHHITFFEYLSGYNNWIDLGVTWFIAALLLFTLLYATAKKIFKITFDKLIAVPNSRSILLFSIALGIISFLVRIIFPVGWILKPIGFQPGHFPQYIALFSVGLLASKNNWFDQLSGETAKQLKKVVWYCLLFFPVFFIIKFKLNTPSSWFSGGFHWQALLYAVWEQMIGISILTTLLIKGKRNWNKTSKLLTKASRSSFAVYIFHPLIIVVFTLCVRNWDIEPAAKILVMTPLIIIISFIFGSLVLLIPGVKKII comes from the coding sequence ATGACAACTGCAACAGCATCCATGAATGATGATTCTGGGTCTTCGAAAAAACTTCTTTATATTGACAACATCAAGGTTCTTCTTACCATATTAGTGGTACTTCATCACACTTTTATTGCTTATAGTTCTTCTGAAGGCTGGTACTATAATGAAGAAACTAGTTTTTTAGGAATGCGTATTTTTACAACAGCATGCATTAGTATCAATCAATCTTTCTTTATGGGCTATTTCTTTCTATTGGCAGCCTATTTTACCAGCTCTTCCTATTCTAAAAAAGGAATCTCTAAATTCATTAAAGAAAGGCTAATTCGACTTGGAACCCCAATATTATTCTACTGTTTCATTCTTACCCCATTTATATGTTACTTGGTTTACTATTTTGGGAGGGAGCATCATATTACTTTTTTCGAATATTTAAGTGGCTACAACAACTGGATTGACTTAGGTGTGACATGGTTCATAGCTGCTTTATTGCTATTCACGTTACTTTATGCAACAGCAAAAAAGATCTTCAAAATTACTTTCGACAAACTTATAGCTGTACCTAATTCCCGTTCTATACTATTATTCTCAATAGCTCTGGGTATTATTAGTTTTTTGGTTAGAATTATATTTCCTGTTGGATGGATTCTTAAACCAATAGGATTTCAGCCAGGACATTTCCCACAATATATTGCACTGTTTAGTGTCGGTTTACTAGCTTCAAAAAACAATTGGTTTGATCAGCTTTCAGGAGAAACAGCTAAGCAACTCAAAAAAGTAGTATGGTATTGTCTATTATTTTTTCCGGTATTTTTTATTATAAAATTTAAACTCAATACGCCTTCTTCCTGGTTTTCGGGAGGTTTTCATTGGCAGGCATTGTTATATGCAGTATGGGAACAAATGATTGGTATTTCGATTCTGACAACGCTTTTAATTAAGGGAAAAAGAAACTGGAATAAAACGTCAAAACTGCTAACCAAAGCATCACGCAGCAGTTTTGCAGTTTACATTTTTCATCCGTTAATTATAGTAGTTTTTACATTATGTGTGAGAAATTGGGATATTGAACCTGCAGCAAAAATTTTAGTCATGACTCCCTTAATAATAATAATCAGTTTCATATTTGGTTCACTTGTTTTATTGATTCCGGGAGTAAAGAAAATTATTTAA